The following DNA comes from Dermacentor andersoni chromosome 2, qqDerAnde1_hic_scaffold, whole genome shotgun sequence.
TGGCGCCGGGCTCGGGGAACTGCAGCGCCACATTGCGGCCGAGTTTCAGTGCATACTCCCGCGTCATTTCTGAAATTAGGGAGTGACGTTGTAACAGCAGACCTGATTGAAGGCCATATTTTTTTACTCGTGAGGATTATTTTCCTCTAATTCTATTCATGGCGAAGGACGAATTTTAatcttgggttttacgtgtcaacaGGAcgtgattttgaggcacgccgttgtcggggactccggattaataaTTTCGACCATATGAGGACCTTTAACGACATGCGTTTCCCCGCAGGCCGGCTGAGGCCGGTGAACAATAGAAGGCAGCATCCACGTGACCCTGCGTTCCCGGATGTTGGTTCCCTAAGTTGTCCCTACGGGGCCACTGAATACCTAGTGTGTCACGTGATTGGGGAGGTTTCTTCCCTGTATTGCTGCCGGAATTATACAACAACCCTAGTGCGTGCAATGTCGGAATGGCGCACGTCTGTGATCGAGCTGCCATCGGCGATGACGATCGTCGCTACGAATTTTGCAGCAAACTATTCATACAGAGGAAGAACATGCTGCAACACATCAGGAACGTTCACAAAATGGCCGTGGATGtcaagaaattgatgaaatgcgacgtatgtggcacttccctgcctacaatggagaagtattcggggcaccagatcgctgcgcacaacttcgaggctgattacgtgcacctggtgttccggaacaataagggtgaggaacagttttattaagtttattctcagtcatcgtgagcaaatgacgtttaaacgcaatattatatcttggactttttttaatttcttgttgcgcagtgtgcctccaaaaaggcagttgtttatgctttgcgggcctttgttttctctttctctatctgtttcgcgaagagcagcttttgcgcaggtgcctaatttatttccttggggtattttgaagtttgtatcctcgttaaatataatttgtttgtttatccatctatagtatagtcatgtgtgcgcgctcccagcgatgcgctacatgacatacgtttggcattgtctgctttcctgcacagcaagtggagtgaaatttgacgtttgtacatcttcttatttttttaagcgacaggagtaagctgttctgcgttctgacgttgctctgtgccacatacgtgcgtggcctagtcttcgcctcagtgcacgttgcaatgcggcagagacgcagaaccggtaccatacatgaatttgcggatgtcgccgggatggtttcacagcgtattgtgggcaaattctttagcagtacatttcatAGAATAGAGCGAAATGTGACGTTCGCGCAACCCCccgccccattttttttttttttaacttaaacgagaggagggatttgctctgcgttctgacgttgctctgcgctacttgcgtgcgtggtgtagtcttcgcctcagtgcaggcCGCAATAGGTCCGAATGCAGGCCGACATAGGTCCACGACCACACTTGCAATTGCggctgtcagcggcttggtctccCGGCGTACTTTGGGAAAATTCTTTAGTAGTACCACAGTCCCTCAATAGAAGGACTCTGGTTGTAGATTTCATAAAGTAGAGCGAAATTTGACGCACGCgcaatccttttttctttaagaagagtgtgttaggaggctacttggtaagacatctttttgtgaacttaaactgcgcttgagaaaagacaccaacgtagaagaagacaggacgaacgcagactagcaactggtttattgaaatcacacataatgctgcctcttcgaaccaggcgcatgcccaagccagatcataaccgcgtgacgatggaacactccctcgccaagcccctatctacagtaaaaaatcaagctcttcttgaaaagaaggagcttttcaagaagaaactgaGAGAAGGGATTCACACTGTTCTGGGGCATAGCTTGCACCATGTGCTCTCAGTTCGTCTTTGTCTTATCGTAACAGCATTGCTATGAATGTACAGTCTGATTCAATATTGAGGAAGGAGTGAGCATAGATCATGCTTAAGTttcatatttgtttcttattaaaacaaaactaatatgataaattttttgaagttatggcgcattgcatttgaaattaaattttaacataaatttgagcaatatcaagggtgacctcatgacacagtcgagttgaaggtgagggagtaaaataaatgctacattagcccgtgtccaaagccttcagagtgattatttttgtttgcatctctctcccaatagtacttgtcactatctaatgctatttcgtgcttttattacagaatttcatgaatggaaagcagaagaagagggtagccaaaactgctggttcattttgcccagggaccccaaaaagctggccagtggagaaacaaggatccactattactgtaatagatcaggcgaggcaaggaaaaaggaaggtcaTAGTGACCGTCGAGAGAAAAGTCAGGGGAGCTGTAGGTCTGGTAAGATATGTCTTTCATTTATTACCGTCACAATTACCGTCCGACACCTGAAGGCACCACCATAAAAGTCAGGTATCAAAGAAACCATTACGGTCATAAACCAGAAATTCAGCACTTGAGAATGAGTGACAAGGAAAAGGTCAGCGTAGCAGAGAACCTAGAAAGGGGTGTGCCCATGAAAACCATTCTAAAGCGAGTAAGAACATCTGTGGCATCCAAGCTGAGGCCCGTGCACTTGGCAGAGTGCTCAACCCTGCATAACATCAAACAGCAGTTTAACATTGCTGCTCCTGAACATTCTCATACTAATGACGCTATCAGTGTAGACATGTGGGTGcttgtgatgaaagaaaaaggtgaaacacTTGTCCGCCTGTACAAGTCTCAGAAGGAGCTACTAGAAAAATTGGGCCCTGCAGGTACTGTATGTCTTGACTCCACACATGGAACTACAGAGTACCAGGTTGAGCTGACCACTCTTCTGGTGCTAGATAAAATAGGATCAGGTGTAGCTATAGCTTATTTCATCTGCAACCGGATGAACGAGCAAACTTTGACAGCATTCTTCAAATATCTGGAGTCGGCCATGGCCAAAAAAGTGGCTGCTAAGACATTGATATCTGATGATGCGTCGCAATTCTACAAAGCATGGTCCATGGTCATGGGTGCCGCAAAACAGAAACTTCTCAGTGCCTGGCATGTGGATAACAATTGGCGTAAAAAGATACTCGAGTGTGTAGAGAAACAGCTAAGGCCACATGTTTACCATAGTGTGTGGCTACTCTTGGAGTTCCTcgcggaaaaggcatttgaagatTATTTTAAGCAATTCCTTTCTAGTAAGGAAGAAAAACTGAGGGACTTCCTGAAGTACTTCAATGACCACTATGCAGTTAGGCCGCAAGAGTGGGTCTATTGCTTTAGGACTAGAGCAGCTGTCAACACTAACATGCACCTTGAGAGCAAGCGCAGGACGTTAAAGCATACTATGCtggagagaaaacagaataagcatggtgacaaacttatttctgccctcatggacttgacaaatcattttttaattaaaagggctatccagatgatgaaaggggcaaagggtaagaagctgagcagaattcagaagaaccacaggtctggcagtgaaatggcagcttgtgccaaattaaatgaagatggctgtgccaaattaaatg
Coding sequences within:
- the LOC129387643 gene encoding uncharacterized protein → MSFIYYRHNYRPTPEGTTIKVRYQRNHYGHKPEIQHLRMSDKEKVSVAENLERGVPMKTILKRVRTSVASKLRPVHLAECSTLHNIKQQFNIAAPEHSHTNDAISVDMWVLVMKEKGETLVRLYKSQKELLEKLGPAGTVCLDSTHGTTEYQVELTTLLVLDKIGSGVAIAYFICNRMNEQTLTAFFKYLESAMAKKVAAKTLISDDASQFYKAWSMVMGAAKQKLLSAWHVDNNWRKKILECVEKQLRPHVYHSVWLLLEFLAEKAFEDYFKQFLSSKEEKLRDFLKYFNDHYAVRPQEWVYCFRTRAAVNTNMHLESKRRTLKHTMLERKQNKHGDKLISALMDLTNHFLIKRAIQMMKGAKGKKLSRIQKNHRSGSEMAACAKLNEDGCAKLNEDGL